ATCGCCGTATGTAGCCGCCGATTTGTCTGAACAGGTTCTCTTGCGCCTCTTACATGAAAGCCGGTTGCTAGCAGACCATCTGGTTTCAATACACATTCCATAACTGCCACACGTTGTTGAACTTCTTTGGCAAATCTTTTATTGGTTTTCGGATCAAAAAACAACGCATAGGATTGGTTCCCCATACGATTCTCCGGTTTCTTTTCAATATGTATATCAAAGACAGACTCTGAAGATACGAAGGCTTCTTCACTTAAAAACCACTGTTCCAAACCTTTTCGTGCATTTTTCGTTATTTCTAAACTGCAAAGAATCATTTCTATATTTTGTAGCGCACTCATATTCGTACATTCTTTTCAATATAGGGTCTTACTTCAGCAAGTATATTTGTCATGCTTCTCCCTGTTATTCCCTTGTTCAAAGCTCTCACCTCAGTCCTCTATTATAGATCATAAGAGCATATACCGCGAGTAAGAAAAATCTTGAAAAAACTTTTAAAATTAATTTTAAAAAGATGTTTAAGAATGATTTGCTTGGGTATACTATTAATACAAGGCAAACTGAAGGAGCTAGTCAGAGAAGTAAGCTGCTAGATCTGGAAGAGATGCACAGCCTTGGCGGAAAATTTTTCTTTACTGGCAAGTGGTACACTCGGTTTGGGAATCTGCTTTTAAGGTTCCAACAGGAAGACAGGTTTACCAGGTAATGCGAAAGAAGTTTTTTGTGTAAGTGCACGTGAAATACCTGCTTCAAAGAAGTTAAGCAGTGTAAGATGTAAGACGCATACTACGAGGGTACAATATCGTCAGTATGGAGTAATCGCAACATAAAATTTTCCGCATAGCAAGAGAAGAACAGTCAGTGATTGAGAGTTTTCGATCACTGACTGTTTTTTAGTTTATCTCTCTATAAAATGAATTGTTTAGTATGAATGAGATTTGGGAAAACAAGATCTAAGAGACGATAACGAGGAGGGTCACTTTATGAAAAAAGGAATGGCTTTAACTGCGATCGGTTTAGGTGCGGCCTATTTAATGCGTAACCAAGATGCCCGAAACAAATTATCTCGCCAATTCGATGAGTTCAATGACACACCTATGCGCGGTGATCGAAAAGATCATAATCAAAAATCCGAATCGAATAAAGGGTTACTAGGTAGATTTTTAAATTAAAAATATTCAATTGCAAAGGAGTAAATTTGAATGAGTGAAGAGAAAAATGTATTTACAGAAAAAGACCGCAATAAAGCAAAGGGTGGTTATATGGACAACCCTGAGAATTTAAAAACCGATAAAGAAAGTATTTATGATATGCATGAAGATATGCAGACGGTAGATGCTATTCCATTAGAGGATGTTCGTATGGAAGAAGAAGAAGAGAGAAATCATCGTGAGACAAAAGATCGTTCATCAAGCGAAGAAAAATACGATAATAATTAAACGGTATTCACTCCGCAATATTTTACTTGTATACAGTAAAAAACGACGCCCTACTTATATGGGCGTCGTTTTTTACGTCATCCTCAATAATGCCTCAGAACCAATCATGCCAGCGGAAATACCGTACTGCTCAGCCTCAAGTGTAACGGATTCTAAAGGTGCTGCGAGCAATTGCTCAATCGTTTTTACTCCAACAGCACGACCCGCAACTATTTTGCGGTCTGCTAGCACACTATTTAGTAATCCCACATCAAGTGCACCACACATAATATACCCTTTGTCATTTGAAACTGTAAGTAACGTTGTTTTCGGTAATCTTACCGTGACTGCTTGAAATGACTGTCCATCAATAGATATGCTTTGGTGTTCAATCAAGACACCCACCCCTTTCTTTATCAGCTTATGATGAATCATTCAAAATGTGCTAGATTTTAAACATTACGCACTTGGCACTACACACTTCATCAAACACTTAAAATACTTTTGGCTATTGTAGTCAACTTTTGCATCTTGGATCGTTTTATATTGCCAAATAGCAACGGTTCTGATTGCTATATTTTCCATTAGCTAATGTATATATTACAGCTATTATGTTGCGTGATTATATTTTTGAAAACAAATAACTTAAGTTATTCTATTCTTTCAAGGAAACAACAAAATTTTCCTGTAATTTACTCTCCCGGGCTTTATTACAGAAAAATGTCACGAAGACGATTTGTACTAAACAATCATGTGAAAGATTCCCATCATGAAATAGCACTAGGACAACATAAAATTGACTTTAAATATGCTGATGTATTAACGACATGCGATCCTATTCAGACTTGTAGACAGTCGTTAAGAGGATCACTCGCAAATACGGTTTACATGCCACATTCATGACAAAGCCATTATACGGAGTGAGCGGATCAGACATACAGTGCAATGGCTGTTATTTTAAAAGCAGGTTTCGGTGGCATCAAGCACAAACTGACCCCTCCAGGCCCTGTTAATCGTAATATATATGAGATGAAAGCAGATGAGCTTGCGGTAAATAACATTGGGTTAGTAGTGACAGATCTTGACCATGCGCACATCGCCTTACCAGAAGTCTCGATTAATACGAATGTGCAATAAAGTAAACGGTTGAAAATACACTTACCTTTTTGATAAATAAAATTATTCGGAGTTTATTCTATTGTCGAATTGTCCCACTCGATTTACTATAGAAAGACAAGGAGG
This window of the Sporosarcina ureae genome carries:
- a CDS encoding DUF1805 domain-containing protein, which codes for MIHHKLIKKGVGVLIEHQSISIDGQSFQAVTVRLPKTTLLTVSNDKGYIMCGALDVGLLNSVLADRKIVAGRAVGVKTIEQLLAAPLESVTLEAEQYGISAGMIGSEALLRMT